The sequence GTCGATGAAAGGACGCCTTCCGACGAATGGGATATTAATGCCCTTAAGGAATCATTCAAGGAACAGTTCAGGATTATCATTGATGTTCCCGAAAGTCTTCTGGTAAAGGATAAAATTGAAGAACTAAGACAATCGATTCTTGATCAGGTAAAGAAAGCCTATGAGAGAAAAGAGGAAGAAATCGGTGAACCGCTCATGAGACATATTGAAAAGGTGCTCATGCTTCAGACCATCGATACACTCTGGAAGGAACATCTCCTTGCCATGGACTACCTGAAAGAGGGGATAGGGCTGAGAGGCTATGGACAGAAGGACCCCAAGCAGGAATACAAGCGTGAAGGGTACCAGATGTTCATGGATATGATGGGAAGGGTTTATTATGATGTTATCCAGAAACTCTTTGCCGTCCAGATAGCGAGAGAAGAAGATGCATCTTTTCTTGAAGAGAGAGAGGAACAGAAAATGTTTCTTGGTCGCGGAGGCGGAGAACCCCGGGAAAGAGAGACTGTCAGGAGAGAGGGCGACAAGGTGGGAAGAAATGACCCCTGTCCCTGCGGCAGCGGCAAGAAATACAAGAAGTGCTGCGGCAGATAGAGTCTGCTGCTTTATTTAAAGGAATGGATCAGGCATAAATGTTAAAGGTAAGTGGATTTAAATTTTCAGGCATTTCGGCCGGTATTAAAGGGGAAGGGAAAAAGGACCTTGCCCTCATAGTATCGGACAAACCCCTGTCGGCAGCAGCTGTTTTTACCACATCAAAGGTAAAGGCTGCTCCCGTTATTCTCGATCAGGAGAGGATCAAAAAGGGGATTGCACGTGCTGTTATCGTCAATAGCGGCAATGCCAATGCCTGTACGGGAGAGCAGGGACTTGAGGATGCGAAATCAACTGCCGGGAGTGTTGCGAAAAGTCTGGGAATTTCAGAAGAAGATGTTCTTCTTTCCTCGACAGGTGTTATCGGCCAGAGACTGCCTGTTAATAAAATTGAAAGCGCTGTGCCGGAGCTTGTTTCGTCTCTCGGCGAAGGAGGGGAAACTTTTGCTGAGGCTATTATGACGACAGACTCTTTTCCTAAAATGCATTCCGTCACTGACGTAATTGCTGGAAAAGAGGTTACTGTTGCCGGTGTGGCAAAGGGAGCAGGAATGATATCGCCCGATATGGCTACCATGCTTGCCTATGTCATGACCGATGCCGATATAGATTCAGGTATGCTTTCCCATGCACTGAAAGTGGCGACGGATGTGAGTTTTAATTGTATCACTGTTGACGGCGATATGAGTACCAATGATACGGTAATTGCGCTTGCCTCAGGTGAAAGCGGTATTGAAATTGTTGAGGGGGAGGTGGGGCATCTCAAGTTTCTCTCCATGATGGAAGAGGTAATGGTAGAACTGGCCAGGATGATTGTTAAGGATGGGGAAGGGGCGACCAAGCTTATTGAAGTTGTGGTCAGGGGCGCTGACCGGCGGGAAGATGCAAGGAAAGCGGCTGTCAAGATTGCCAACTCTCCCCTTGTAAAAACTGCTTTTTACGGTGAAGATGCTAACTGGGGGCGCATTGCAGGGGCTCTTGGAGGTTCCGGTATCGTGCTTGATGAGAGCAGACTGGATATCTACTTTGATAATGTGCAGATCGTAAAAGGCGGCCTCTTCACTGGTGAGGAGGCGGAAAAAAAGGCCACTCAAGCGATGAAAAAGGATGAATTTTCACTGCTTATAGATATTAACCTTGGTCCCCATGAATCAAGAATATGGACCTGTGATCTAACCCATGATTATATAAGAATAAATGCAGAGTACAGGAGTTAGCTCTCTTTTCCTCTATTGATTATCCTTTCTCATAAGATTTTTTACGGCGCTGTTTTCTTCTTTTTTTCTTTTCCATCGTCCTCTTTGAGTTATTTTCCTTTTCTTACTTTTTTTTGACTGAACAGGAATCAGGATGGTGACACATGGGTCGTTATCCCTTGTCGGAATAACTCTTTCAGCCAATAAGACCTTGATTATTAACGCTGTATAAAGTAGTATGTGACAGCTTTTTTTCTGCCTTGAATTAATTAAATCGGATTTGAAGGAGTTTTTTTGATGGACGTATGTGTCGTAGGTAGTGGATATGTCGGCCTTGTGGCAGGAGCATGTTTTGCTGATTCCGGTAATGATGTAATCTGCGTCGACATTGATGAAAGTAAGATTGAAAACCTGAATAAGGGGATTGTTCCTATTTATGAACCGGGCCTTGAAGAATTGATAAAAAGAAACGTAGAAGAAAAAAGATTGACTTTTACAACAGATGTTAAAAGTGCCGTCGAAAAATCCCTTGTTTGTTTTATTGCCGTCGGTACGCCTCCCGGGGAGGATGGCTCTGCTGATTTGCAGTATGTTCTTGGTGTTGCAAGAGACATTGGCCGAAATATGAATGGCTACAAAGTGATTGTCGATAAAAGTACTGTGCCCGTAGGGACGGCTGATAAAGTCAGGGAAGCTGTTGCCGGTGAGCTGAAAAAAAGAGGCGCCGGCTATGGTTTTGGTGTCGTTTCAAATCCCGAGTTTCTTAAAGAGGGCGCGGCCATCGATGATTTTATGAAACCCGATCGGGTGGTCATTGGTGTTGATGACGGTACTGATGCGGAAGAAATTATGAAAGAGCTTTATGAGCCTTTTGTAAGGACCGATAATCCCATTCTTATTATGGATGTGAGAAGCGCTGAAATGA is a genomic window of Deltaproteobacteria bacterium containing:
- the argJ gene encoding bifunctional glutamate N-acetyltransferase/amino-acid acetyltransferase ArgJ; amino-acid sequence: MLKVSGFKFSGISAGIKGEGKKDLALIVSDKPLSAAAVFTTSKVKAAPVILDQERIKKGIARAVIVNSGNANACTGEQGLEDAKSTAGSVAKSLGISEEDVLLSSTGVIGQRLPVNKIESAVPELVSSLGEGGETFAEAIMTTDSFPKMHSVTDVIAGKEVTVAGVAKGAGMISPDMATMLAYVMTDADIDSGMLSHALKVATDVSFNCITVDGDMSTNDTVIALASGESGIEIVEGEVGHLKFLSMMEEVMVELARMIVKDGEGATKLIEVVVRGADRREDARKAAVKIANSPLVKTAFYGEDANWGRIAGALGGSGIVLDESRLDIYFDNVQIVKGGLFTGEEAEKKATQAMKKDEFSLLIDINLGPHESRIWTCDLTHDYIRINAEYRS